The Dysidea avara chromosome 13, odDysAvar1.4, whole genome shotgun sequence genome includes a region encoding these proteins:
- the LOC136242882 gene encoding probable ATP-dependent RNA helicase DDX52 yields the protein MRTMFCYSNQSALFHLTRSGMADTYDLFRKLSSGANFNRHQYRKDIALIQGKSLEEILDATAQQSASAALDFFGDNDPEAATSISEVEQKRKHQKQKRHKNDDREETPSAKKPKLLSREEDTQSDDSDDEEDDTIALLPGHAPLDISSGRRRKAKKKKLKLKAKKIDNEKLALLRLQEANAFRNAHRIYVSGSDIPDPLETFQQLRDLYNVRPYLMDNISSANYVEPTPIQMQAIPLMMNDREVFACAPTGSGKTLAFIAPILTHLKGPQRSGFRAVVLSPTRELAQQTYREFSRLSAGSGLRVHVLTKAKAAANNFSSQSSQRFDILVSTPNRLVHLLSCQPPAINLHNVEWLVLDEADKLFEDGPSLQSFREQLAEVYKACDHPRIRHALFSATLTSHVEEFSHTYLDNPVRVTIGIQNSAADLVEQELLFVGQESGKLLAMRNLVKKGFQPPMLVFVECIERAKDLFHELVYDGINVDVIHSGRTQAQRDNLVKCFRTGKIWVLICTDLMARGIDFKGVNLVVNYDCPSSTISYIHRIGRTGRAGRCGRAITFYTEDDIVNLRSIVNVMKASGCDVPDWMMDIKKPSKSAKKKLLKKPQIRDSVKTASKYDLQRAKKHKEMVMASKRRQMKQEL from the exons ATGCGCACCATGTTTTGTTATTCTAACCAAAGCGCACTATTTCATTTAACGCGCAGCGGTATGGCAGACACTTATGATCTGTTCAGGAAGCTGTCAAGTGGAGCTAATTTCAACAGACACCAGTACAGAAAGGACATAGCATTAATTCAG GGTAAATCATTAGAAGAGATATTAGATGCAACAGCACAGCAGTCAGCCTCTGCAGCACTTGACTTCTTTGGTGACAATGATCCAGAGGCAGCAACATCCATATCTGAAGTAGAGCAGAAAAGAAAACATCAAAAACAAAAGCGCCATAAAAATGATGATAGGGAGGAAACACCTTCAGCAAAGAAACCAAAGTTACTGTCAA GAGAGGAGGATACCCAATCAGATGACagtgatgatgaagaagatgacacTATCGCTCTTCTACCTGGTCATGCCCCACTGGACATTAGCAGTGGTAGGCGACGCAAGGCTaaaaagaagaaattaaaattgAAAGCTAAAAAGATTGACAATGAAAAGCTTGCACTACTAAGATTACAGGAG GCAAATGCTTTCCGCAATGCACATCGTATTTATGTCAGTGGCTCTGACATTCCAGATCCACTGGAAACCTTCCAACAGCTAAGAGACCT TTATAACGTGAGGCCTTACTTGATGGACAATATTTCATCTGCTAACTACGTCGAGCCCACACCCATACAAATGCAGGCAATACCACTCATGATGAAC GATCGTGAGGTGTTTGCTTGTGCACCTACTGGCTCTGGGAAGACACTGGCATTCATTGCACCCATCTTAACACATTTGAAG GGTCCGCAGAGATCAGGATTCAGAGCAGTTGTGTTGTCGCCCACAAGGGAACTTGCTCAGCAG ACATACAGGGAGTTTTCTCGCTTGAGTGCTGGCTCTGGTCTACGAGTCCATGTACTCACAAAGGCCAaagcagctgcaaacaatttcAGTTCCCAATCGTCACAGAGATTTG ACATCTTGGTATCCACTCCTAATCGTCTTGTCCACTTGTTGTCATGCCAACCACCAGCAATAAACTTACACAA TGTGGAATGGCTTGTGCTTGATGAAGCAGACAAGTTGTTTGAAGATGGTCCCAGTTTACAGTCATTTCGTGAACAACTTGCAGAAGTGTACAAAGCTTGTGATCACCCAAGAATAAGACATGCTCTATTTAGTGCCACCCTTACTTCCCATGTGGAAGAGTTCAGCCACACCTACCTCGACAATCCAGTACGTGTCACCATTGGCATTCA GAATTCAGCTGCTGACTTGGTTGAACAAGAACTGTTGTTTGTTGGTCAGGAGAGTGGCAAGTTGCTGGCCATGAGAAACTTGGTGAAGAAG GGGTTTCAGCCACCAATGTTGGTGTTTGTAGAATGTATTGAGCGAGCCAAGGACTTATTTCATGAGCTAGTCTATGATGGCATCAATGTCGACGTGATCCATTCTGGACGTACACAGGCACAACGAGACAACTTGGTGAAGTGTTTTAGGACTGGAAAA ATTTGGGTGCTGATTTGTACTGATTTGATGGCCAGAGGAATTGACTTCAAAGGTGTCAACCTAGTAGTGAACTATGACTGTCCATCATCCACCATCAGTTATATCCACAGGATTG GTCGTACTGGTAGGGCTGGTAGATGTGGCAGAGCAATCACTTTCTATACTGAAGATGATATTGTTAACTTAAGGAG TATAGTGAATGTTATGAAGGCATCTGGTTGTGATGTGCCTGACTGGATGATGGATATCAAAAAACCATCCAA GAGTGCAAAGAAAAAGTTACTAAAGAAGCCTCAGATACGAGACAGTGTCAAAACTGCTTCCAAGTATGATCTTCAGAGAGCTAAGAAACACAA AGAGATGGTGATGGCCAGTAAACGACGTCAAATGAAACAAGAATTGTAG
- the LOC136242854 gene encoding smoothelin-like protein 1, with amino-acid sequence MASFDEQEADLKKQLASATDYNERSRLRAALRDLKKSAGLETAFVKKNRGSSQYRRPGFQTERKVVINPTPTGIHKTVVGKSGTDARKSSLTDSSSKSPRSITPLSPRDTSVTANGFKSPSPARVVSPVERQPQKEISPAPKEPTPPPKELTPPPKETTPPLREATPPPVSPVVKAPSPKPEASLSLVEREEILTRKLAECSEWEERRRIRTELRLIQQEQQEQRRKEPKRTSVQISVRSSRSPSPYNVTSKSPVSPQPPVTSPPRSPAIEETEQRQQEVEEDETPADIERQQKEESPIVEMDVMNEILVEESQPENLLPEDEAEEEPKQLETDEQEEEEQEEEDEEEEEEEEEEEEEEEEEEEEEEEEEEGNKQEDTSRQGVIPPDSGIAMDHSESETSSTISESSTDKNKGATGQKQAAVTTQAISQLEPGIDPNTKDFRAKLRHGGSMKHDPRDSVKHAGPTQLDFRNLLKASVKDKPKEEKSTTEQPDFKSHLRKTVPPPQVKPKPKPGRDSPDFRAQLKKHEDKQEEESDQVEEVAQMEEASVNETVPEIIEDQPDHGQEEVDVKSPAPDSVRSPSEAPSLSSVSSDYSDLDSYEARRAARRTKREQQKSREMSKTPVEPEPSATKTVTKSPPPVQPKTKPSREPVEEPVNPVVEDNKEQTETKVESKEQNKDETDSVAVSELDSYEARREERRKAREKRAKALESDTAKTSSPKLTYRERRELEQKKKQAEVKQKWSSMDSATDSPNTTRKIQKTNSATSQLLAWCQYKTRGYQNVKVKDFSHSFKDGLAFCAILHNYIPDAIPFDDLTPGNAKQNLAIAFEAAAEVGIPAMLDVEDFITISVPDSKSIMTYLVTIYQFFN; translated from the exons ATGGCTAGCTTCGACGAGCAAGAAGCAGATTTGAAGAAACAG CTGGCTTCGGCAACAGATTATAACGAGAGATCTAGATTAAGAGCAGCTTTAAGAGATTTAAAGAAATCTGCTGGATTAGAAACAGCATTCGTTAAGAAGAATCGTGGGAGCAGTCAATATCGAAGACCTGGTTTCCAAACTGAACGAAAGGTGGTTATCAACCCTACCCCGACTGGCATACACAAAACTGTAGTTGGTAAATCTGGAACAGATGCACGCAAGAGTTCATTGACTGATAGTAGTAGCAAGTCTCCTCGTTCAATAACCCCACTATCACCACGCGATACTTCTGTTACAGCAAATGGCTTCAAGTCGCCATCTCCAGCCAGAGTGGTGTCCCCTGTTGAAAGGCAGCCACAAAAGGAAATCAGTCCCGCACCAAAAGAGCCTACCCCGCCACCTAAAGAGCTAACTCCGCCGCCAAAAGAAACAACCCCACCTCTAAGAGAGGCTACACCGCCGCCTGTATCACCAGTGGTGAAGGCACCTTCACCAAAGCCAGAAGCTTCCTTGAGCCTTGTGGAGAGGGAAGAAATACTGACCAGGAAG TTAGCTGAATGTTCAGAGTGGGAAGAAAGGAGGAGAATTAGGACAGAATTGAGGCTCATACAACAAGAACAACAGGAACAGAGAA GAAAGGAACCCAAGAGGACATCTGTACAGATCTCAGTGAGGTCGTCTCGCTCGCCAAGCCCCTATAATGTGACGTCAAAGTCTCCAGTTAGCCCACAACCTCCAGTGACAAGCCCTCCCCGCTCCCCTGCCATTGAGGAAACGGAACAACGACAACAAGAAGTTGAAGAAGATGAAACACCAGCAGACATAGAGCGTCAGCAGAAAGAGGAGTCACCTATTGTTGAAATGGACGTCATGAATGAAATACTGGTAGAAGAGTCACAACCAGAGAACTTGCTCCCTGAAGATGAAGCAGAGGAAGAACCTAAACAACTAGAAACAGATGAACAAGAAGAAGAAGAGCAGGAGGAAGAAGATGAAGAGgaggaagaagaagaagaggaggaagaagaagaagaggaggaagaagaagaagaggaGGAGGAAGAAGAAGAAGGTAACAAACAAGAAGATACTTCTCGTCAGGGTGTTATTCCTCCTGATTCGGGCATTGCCATGGACCATTCTGAAAGTGAGACCTCCAGCACAATATCAGAGAGTAGTACAGACAAAAACAAGGGTGCAACTGGCCAGAAGCAAGCTGCAGTCACCACACAGGCAATATCTCAACTAGAGCCAGGAATTGATCCCAATACAAAGGACTTCCGTGCCAAGTTACGTCATGGTGGCTCCATGAAGCATGATCCACGAGACAGTGTCAAACACGCTGGTCCAACTCAGCTAGATTTCAGGAATTTATTAAAGGCCTCAGTGAAGGATAAACCAAAGGAAGAGAAATCAACCACTGAGCAACCAGACTTTAAGTCACACCTACGCAAGACAGTTCCACCGCCTCAAGTAAAGCCTAAGCCTAAACCTGGACGGGATTCTCCTGACTTTAGAGCTCAACTTAAAAAG CATGAAGATAAACAAGAAGAAGAATCTGATCAGGTTGAAGAAGTCGCTCAAATGGAAGAAGCATCAGTTAATGAAACTGTCCCAGAAATTATTGAAGACCAGCCAGATCATGGGCAAGAGGAGGTTGATGTCAAGTCACCAGCACCAGATTCCGTGAGGAGTCCATCAGAAGCACCATCGCTCAGTTCAGTATCAAGTGACTATAGTGACTTAGATTCTTATGAGGCCCGTAGAGCAGCACGACGTACTAAACGAGAGCAGCAGAAGTCCAGAGAAATG TCTAAAACACCAGTTGAACCAGAGCCATCAGCAACCAAAACAGTTACCAAATCTCCACCTCCTGTCCAGCCTAAGACAAAACCATCACGGGAACCTGTCGAGGAACCAGTTAATCCTGTTGTTGAAGACAATAAGGAGCAAACAGAAACTAAGGTAGAAAGCAAAGAACAGAATAAAGATGAGACAGACTCTGTAGCAGTCAGTGAACTAGATTCTTATGAAGCACGTCGCGAAGAAAGACGGAAGGCACGTGAAAAACGAGCAAAAGCACTAGAGTCAGACACAGCCAAAACAAGCTCACCCAAGCTTACATACAGAGAGAGACGAGAACTTGAGCAAAAGAAGAAACAAGCAGAGGTTAAACAGAAATGGTCGTCCATGGACAGTGCCACAGACAGCCCAAACACAACTAGAAA GATACAGAAGACCAACAGTGCTACTAGCCAGCTGCTGGCCTGGTGTCAGTACAAAACCAGAGGATATCAG AATGTCAAAGTGAAGGACTTCAGCCATAGCTTCAAGGATGGTCTTGCATTCTGTGCAATTCTCCATAATTACATACCGGATGCTATTCCATTTGATGATCTGACACCCGGCAATGCTAAGCAGAACTTGGCAATAGCCTTTGAAGCTGCAGC GGAAGTTGGGATACCAGCCATGCTTGACGTTGAAGACTTCATCACAATTTCAGTTCCAGACTCAAAGAGTATCATGACTTACCTCGTAACCATCTACCAATTCTTCAACTAG
- the LOC136242845 gene encoding GATOR1 complex protein DEPDC5-like, with product MEKQAIVKIHPRTFSEEDLIINLDFFGKPKLQPADIIEVSNQDDGSKSLCLQVKDLPLDLQPKGGTVTVSQAVAQALGISGMTNRIVRKVEMQNVTIGLTEVIVKNQYIGRSDMWRLTNSLMDTCVYVGKTIEFAGIRVQVDKLWRQGEIVSSGAVASDSRVVFRSASAHMYLFVQVSAEITDFDSHGDQYFDKAMNGFMKELFGKIKENDCSHLATIVLFSRTYYYSAKYRSDFPANMRENILKDIKGNYYEDFYDVIGEIRTGSDMEWDQILVKAKRSFMTHASKTNCCHEDSRIPVGTLSKSFQGNFLECINLTLNASATNYVDLDLTMTAHSILIVTPGVGVFEVDRELYTLTNSRVSDLGSSVDVICLTEQPFHAIPLLMLRSKSSTSDKDDYSIPDWMNYSFYNPLSSWSKGQFEPRIKLSDHLINKYLNNQAPPTPLYITPQASCIRSGRRGSKASITDQRLLQRTDYDDYDEQIFQKRILVHHSISGVQHGLYRHKSDEELRVNHMVAFDEETLSGDDNTFSQDSNSDASVVLQTSKMGQTVELTTFTGSLNNNGETPRGRFLSTGSSFHYGVSPGDKEAEGKDKLGHRPISSVEVSRSAYYSPQHSRKYTQRRKPIFNPFNPNEFHQVVTANTRRWMHVFPRRSDGHAFQPHHDVPKISVSKSSNDLMQLQSSDKGTMEDSPVQLSDRKPDVKQQSRLFGRIRSSEGGCQPTAAENFSTTRRKGTDWESVIKPACLPVTTDYFPSQKELEQKFREYNYNLSQEGNVGVTDDMSNSPWSSPRKYMGPIESLKEVISQRILRGFQLVLHEDDRYQDLYHLHNELVRFSKSIPSEDTSFKVTLGRVHHRIVMTYPDIKIIMYNPADKYKHHPSQSVHKYRYQLCPAGQEKYQPRNLEFSHEGAENFNWNYVDQHVLGYQEFAELPETSRYQKFRCRYLLLPTEPLSYGKPDTRVPQQQAQLISGFVRLMDFLNHIKRHSAMQRQKHSVASTPSRSSSAASRGSASSGVLSPVVIFPRHSSQPLDIGGNNITSRRVSIPYSVGKQQKLSLDENSQLTKDPSIISPENRHPTSKSLRQNIDVAELVKYKPPKSHHLRRKSETDFDKDNTIDSYKGSMEELTEDKSKERPKSMDCDKQDDPPSGGSTSGGKQRVKRNQSSMTLMTKHPSITTTPPTPRRKGMRAHQSVDIVDHSADKTTIKMLSPVQSGPSFTTTSSPLSIIAGLTDELTGLEFVISHVVGLQCFIAMEMVDWLLEYVDGIESRQQAVKFAQVMLDSRLIRHASGDLSVPFKDGYHMYKIVKNDTSSDDKTFCVIDSRGDQFKTHWFEVSLSQPSPTDSRLESRTTTPSSMSSATSSPRGDSSLPYYMLGNSLEEDNFEDETMAPERSFVELTPDPQKVSDRPEWCFIYYDSTYHPSRTFQFEFQWVVSTAALISQLAQSWSRKAHMCGFNLVRVPLSSSFSGEGGNHTDPFRNPHHIPLCMTSDDCFAAAKKKIFVSAIAEKFGFILDSERNGQEDLTSSSPSNPQHIIYVHCTGCFLIKPQWKQYNNSENLWTGTTVSWAESSVSWTESEINIQSPTKIVPHTQVGTAMSVDDIGQSDSSAVCGFWWYDNHFADTVAAANSRDLLNQFQTFCQDQDNELQKFCLQFVH from the exons ATGGAGAAACAAGCCATTGTGAAGATACACCCTCGAACTTTCAGCG AGGAAGATTTAATTATAAACTTGGATTTCTTTGGAAAGCCCAAGCTACAACCGGCTGATATTATAGAAGTATCCAACCAGGACGATGGATCGAA GTCACTATGTCTGCAAGTAAAGGACCTACCACTAGACTTGCAACCTAAAG GTGGAACTGTTACTGTCAGCCAAGCTGTTGCTCAAGCTCTTGGCATCAGTGGTATGACCAATCGAATTGTTAGGAAAGTGGAGATGCAG AATGTGACGATTGGTCTCACTGAGGTGATAGTGAAG AATCAGTACATTGGTCGAAGTGACATGTGGAGGTTGACTAACTCTTTG ATGGACACGTGTGTGTATGTTGGAAAGACCATTGAATTTGCTGGTATCAG GGTACAAGTGGACAAGTTGTGGAGACAAGGAGAGATTGTGTCAAGTGGAGCAGTGGCCTCTGATAGTCGG GTGGTGTTCCGTTCGGCTTCTGCTCACATGTACTTGTTCGTACAAGTGTCAGCTGAGATCACTGACTTTGATTCTCATG GTGACCAATACTTCGACAAGGCAATGAATGGCTTCATGAAGGAGCTGTTTGGAAAAATTAAG GAGAATGACTGCAGCCACCTAGCCACCATTGTGTTGTTCTCAAGGACCTACTACTATAGTGCCAAGTATAGGA GTGATTTTCCAGCCAACATGAGAGAGAACATTCTAAAGGACATCAAAGGGAACTACTACGAAGACTTCTATGA tGTCATTGGTGAGATCAGGACTGGGTCAGACATGGAGTGGGACCAGATCTTGGTCAAGGCTAAGAGGTCATTCATGACACATGCATCCAAGACAAACTGTTGCCATGAAG ATAGCAGAATACCTGTTGGCACACTATCTAAGTCATTTCAAGGAAATTTTCTGGAGTGCATTAATCTCACATTGAACG CCTCCGCCACTAACTATGTTGATCTTGACTTGACAATGACTGCTCATTCCATACTCATCGTAACTCCAGGAGTGGGTGTATTTGAG GTTGATCGAGAGTTGTACACATTGACCAACTCCCGAGTGTCTGACCTTGGTAGTAGTGTGGACGTGATATGCCTCACTGAACAACCATTTCATGCTATACCACTACTAATG CTTCGTAGCAAGTCCTCCACTTCAGACAAAGATGATTACAGCATTCCTGATTGGATGAACTACAG CTTCTACAATCCTCTCAGTAGCTGGAGTAAGGGACAATTTGAGCCAAGGATCAAGCTCTCCGACCACCTG ATCAACAAGTATTTGAACAACCAAGCCCCTCCCACCCCACTCTACATCACACCACAAGCATCATGTATCAGATCTGGGAGGCGTGGCAGCAAAGCGAGCATCACTGACCAGAGACTTCTCCAACGAACAGACTATGATGACTATGATGAACAGATCTTCCAGAAACGTATTCTTGTCCATCACTCCATTTCAGG GGTGCAGCATGGACTGTATCGGCATAAGAGTGATGAGGAGCTGAGAGTTAATCAT ATGGTGGCATTTGATGAGGAAAC TTTGTCTGGTGATGATAACACTTTCAGCCAAGACAGTAACTCTGATGCTAGTGTG GTACTGCAGACTAGCAAAAT GGGTCAGACTGTGGAATTGACTACTTTTACCGGTTCTTTGAATAACAatg GGGAAACTCCTAGGGGACGGTTTCTGTCTACTGGCAGTTCTTTTCATTATGGTGTGAGCCCTGGTGACAAGGAAGCAGAAGGAAAAGACAAGCTGGGTCATCGACCCATTAGTAGTGTGGAAGTTAGTCGTTCAGCATACTACAGTCCCCAGCACTCGCGGAAGTACACTCAGCGTCGAAAGCCAATTTTTAACCCATTTAATCCAAACGAGTTTCACCAGGTTGTCACTGCCAACACTCGTAGATGGATGCACGTTTTTCCACGCCGTAGTGACGGTCATGCATTCCAGCCCCACCATGACGTGCCAAAGATTTCTGTCTCTAAGTCTTCAAATGACTTGATGCAGTTACAATCATCAGACAAGGGAACAATGGAAGATAGCCCAGTACAGCTGTCAGACAGGAAACCAGATGTTAAACAGCAGAGTCGGCTTTTTGGTAGGATCCGTAGCAGTGAAGGAGGCTGCCAGCCTACAGCAGCTGAAAACTTTTCCACCACAAGAAGAAAGGGAACAGATTGGGAGTCTGTGATCAAACCAGCTTGTTTACCTGTCACTACGGACTACTTTCCATCACAGAAGGAGCTAGAACAAAAATTCAGAGAGTACAATTATAACCTGAGCCAGGAGGGAAACGTTGGAGTGACAGATGATATGTCCAACTCACCTTGGTCGTCACCACGGAAATACATGGGGCCTATTGAATCCCTCAAAGAAGTTATCTCCCAGAGGATTTTGCGA GGATTTCAGTTAGTTCTACACGAGGATGACAGATATCAAGATCTTTATCACCTTCACAATGAGTTGGTTCGCTTTAGTAAATCCATTCCATCTGAAGACACCAGTTTTAAG GTCACACTCGGGAGGGTACACCATCGTATCGTCATGACCTATCCAGATATCAAGATCATCATGTACAACCCTGCTGACAA GTACAAACATCATCCAAGCCAATCTGTCCACAAATATCGGTACCAGCTGTGCCCAGCAGGACAAGAAAAATATCAG CCAAGAAATTTGGAGTTCAGTCATGAAGGAGCTGAGAACTTTAACTGGAACTATGTGGACCAACATGTGCTCGGCTATCAGGAGTTTGCTGAACTCCCAGAG ACTTCAAGGTACCAGAAATTCCGTTGCCGCTATCTGCTCCTGCCAACAGAACCATTGTCATATGGGAAACCAGACACAAGAGTGCCTCAACAGCAAGCTCAACTCATCTCTGGATTTGTGAGGCTGATGGACTTCTTAAATCACATCAAAAGACATTCCGCCATGCAACGACAA AAACACAGTGTTGCTAGTACTCCATCACGTTCATCTTCCGCTGCAAGCAGAGGGAGTGCTTCCAGTGGAGTCCTCTCCCCAGTTGTGATTTTCCCACGTCACTCCTCTCAGCCACTTGACATAGGTGGCAACAACATAACCAGTAGAAGAGTCTCCATCCCTTACAGTGTAGGCAAGCAACAGAAGCTGTCTCTAGATGAGAACTCTCAGTTAACGAAAGACCCTAGCATTATCTCACCAGAGAACAGACACCCAACCAGCAAGAGCTTACGCCAGAACATTGATGTGGCCGAGTTGGTAAAATATAAACCACCCAAGTCTCATCATCTTAGACGTAAATCCGAGACAGATTTTGACAAGGACAATACTATTGACTCTTATAAAGGGTCGATGGAAGAACTAACTGAAGATAAGTCAAAGGAAAGACCCAAGAGTATGGACTGTGATAAACAAGATGACCCTCCTAGTGGTGGCAGTACTAGTGGTGGTAAACAGCGAGTGAAACGAAATCAGTCATCAATGACATTGATGACAAAACATCCTAGCATTACGACAACGCCCCCAACACCACGTCGCAAGGGAATGCGGGCACATCAGTCAGTAGACATTGTTGATCACTCTGCTGATAAGACCACTATTAAGATGTTGTCTCCAGTGCAGTCTGGTCCGTCTTTCACAACTACCTCTTCACCATTATCCATTATTGCTGGACTAACTGATGAACT GACTGGATTGGAATTTGTTATTTCTCATGTTGTTGGGCTACAGTGCTTTATCGCCATGGAAATGGTTGATTGGCTGCTGGAATATGTTGATGGAATTGAGTCCAGACAGCAAGCAGTGAAATTTGCTCAA GTTATGTTAGACAGTCGATTGATCAGACATGCATCTGGTGACCTCAGTGTACCATTTAAAGATGGCTACCACATGTACAAGATCGTCAAAAATGACACAAGCAGTGACG ATAAGACGTTCTGTGTCATAGACAGCAGAGGTGACCAGTTCAAGACTCACTGGTTTGAGGTCTCCCTCTCACAACCCTCCCCAACAGACAGCAGATTAGAGAGCAGAACCACAACTCCATCATCCATGTCCTCAGCAACAAGCTCTCCACGTGGTGACTCCAGCCTGCCCTATTACATGTTAGGAAACAGTTTAGAGGAGGATAACTTTGAGG ATGAGACGATGGCTCCAGAGAGATCATTTGTGGAGCTCACGCCAGATCCTCAGAAGGTCAGCGATCGTCCAGAGTGGTGTTTCATCTACTATGACTCTACCTACCATCCTTCGAGGACATTTCAGTTTGAGTTTCAGTGGGTAGTGAGTACTGCAGCATTGATATCACAActg GCTCAGAGTTGGAGTCGTAAAGCACACATGTGTGGCTTCAACCTGGTTAGGGTTCCCTTGTCCAGCAGTTTCAGTGGTGAAGGGGGGAACCACACTGATCCCTTCAGGAATCCTCACCATATACCACTGTGTATGACTAGTGATGACTGCTTTGCAGCAG CCAAAAAGAAGATTTTCGTGTCAGCAATAGCTGAAAA GTTTGGATTTATATTAGACTCAGAACGGAATGGACAAGAAGATTTAACAAGCAGCTCTCCATCAAATCCCCAACACATTATATACGTACACTGCACCGGCTGCTTCTTGATCAAACCTCAATGGAAACAATACAATAATAGTGAGAACTTATGGACAGGGACTACTGTTAGTTGGGCAGAATCCAGCGTCAGTTGGACTGAGTCAGAAATTAACATACAATCACCTACTAAAATTGTACCACATACACAAGTTGGGACTGCTATGAGTGTTGATGATATAGGACAGAGTGACTCATCAGCTGTGTGTGGGTTCTGGTGGTATGATAATCACTTTGCTGATACTGTTGCTGCCGCTAACTCTCGAGACCTATTGAACCAGTTTCAGACCTTCTGTCAAGACCAGGATAATGAATTACAAAAGTTTTGCTTGCAATTTGTACATTAG